The following nucleotide sequence is from Paenibacillus andongensis.
TGGATAAAACGGAAGTTTTCGAAGCCTTGCGCAAAAATAACAGCCTCCATGGCTATTTACCTGAATCCTACCTCTTCAAAAACTATCAGATGCTAAAAACCATGGCTGCCCGCCATACTGTCCTCTTCCTCAAGCCGATTACCGGAAGTCTAGGTAAAGGTATTATTCGCATTCGTAAAGAGTCGGGAGAAGGTTACACCTGTCATTACACGAATCTCGCTGGGGTTCGCAAACAATCCTTCCCCTCGTTAACCGCTGTTTTTCAATCTTTATCCGGCAAGCTTAAGACACAACGGTATCAGTTACAACAAGGACTTGATCTCATCACTGCCGACGGCAATCCTGTTGATTTCCGTGCACTTGTGCAGAGAGGGGCACAGGGTGAATGGGCTATAACCTCGATTGTTGCCCGTATTGCAGGAACGCAGCATTTTGTCTCTAATCTGGCACGAGGTGGAAGTCTAACTACCGTAGCCGAAGCACTGGCAAAGACACCTTTTTCATCCGCATTTCGTGTCTCTGTCATAGGACGTTTGCGCAAGGCTTCTCTGGAAATTGCCAAAGGGATTGAAGCGAATATACCTAATCATTTTGGAGAGCTAGGGATCGATCTTGCTGTAGATAAAATAGGAAAGGTTTGGTTGCTCGAGGTGAACTCCAAACCATCTAAGGATGACAATACTCCGCTTAACAATGAACGAAAAATTAGGCCATCTGTGAAACAAATTGTGCAATATGCGCGTTATTTAGCGAAGTTCTGAGGTGAAAGCATGCAGCAAAGATCACATCGTCCCTTGTTAGGGATAATGGTTACGGAATTGAATCGAGAGCTGCCCTTTGGAAGTTCAGACTTTTATGAGCATCTTACTTATCATGGTGCCACCAAGGGTCTTGACGTGTTCGTTTTCTCGCCGAATCGAATCGATTGGAAGCAAGAGCTGGTGCGGGGGTACACCTATGTAAGTGAAAGACAAGAATGGGTGAAGAAGCTCTTTCCTCTTCCCTCGATCATCTATGATCGGTGTTTCTTTAACAACAAAGAGAGCTATCAACAATACCGTTACCATGTGAGCAAGCTGCGTGAGACGCCCCATATTCGCTTTCTCGGTTATGGCTTGAGCGGGAAGTGGGAAGTGGATCAAATCCTACAAAAAGATAACACGCTGCACCTCTATTTGCCTGAAACGTGCTTGCTGACAAACGGCACCGAGCTGAGGAAGTGGTTTCGTACAAGGAGCGACGTCTTTCTCAAACCACAGGGCGGCAGTCAAGGCAGAGGGGCATTGCACATTCACAAGATAAGATCAGCAGGCGGTATCAGCTCTTATCATATAAAAGGGCGCGATGCTCACAATCAACCCATAGAGCGTGATTTCATAAACTTTGATTCGTGCTGGTTTTGGCTTCGCAGCCTGATTGGTATGCGACCCTATTTAATACAAGAATTCCTAACTCTCCATTCAACTGAGGGAACGGCTTACGATGTACGCTCCCTAGTGCAAAAAAACGGCCGTGGGTTATGGGAAAGTACCGGCATGGCCGTACGTATTGGCAAACCTGGAAGTATCACATCAAATCTACATGGCGGAGGTACTGCTGAAGATGTGTCCTCGTTCCTTACCAAGGAGTTTGGTGATTCCAAGGCAAATGAGCTTATTGCCACACTCGCCATGCTTTCAAGCCGGATCCCCCCTTTCCTGGAAGCTCATCACGGGCGACTGGCTGAGCTCGGCATTGATCTTGGGATTGATACCTATGGTCGCGTGTGGATTCTTGAAGTGAATTCGAAGCCGGGAAGATCGATTTTTGCGCGAACGCATAACGAAAAAGCACGCACAAGATCTATCGCAAACCCCATTCATTATGCTGAATTTTTACTTCACAAAAAGCTGAGCTAGCTTGTCTTTTGTGAAGTGCCCGAGCAGGCAGAAGGTTATGTCTGCCTGCTTTGACACGGAAAGCCCCGTAGGGCAACAAGTTTAGGAGGGTAACCTAATGAGTTTGACAACGTGTATGCTCCACGCCGTACAACGAACAGATAAATCGGTCTACTTAACAAGTGAACTCGTCAAAGCTTTACGGTTAACCGGCAATAAATCGATTACTGTAAAGGTCGGCAGCAAAAGCTCAACCCTACCGATTCGTCTGATCAAGAAGAGTGGTCAGCATATGTATATACCGCTTTCCCTGATGGCCTCTTTACGCATTCCTCGAACAGGGAGTGTATTAGTCGCCAATAACAATAATAAAGAACTTCGCATCGGCCCAGTCATTGGTATCTTAACCAATGTCGTGAGCGGTACATCTCCATTCGGAACAAAAACTGGATTCATTCGCCAAATTATGAATACAGGCTCTAATAAGTCCTTTATTTTTGCTTTTAGCCCAAGTAGTGTGAACTGGATCCAAGAAACCGTTACTGGAATTATCCCGAAAGAAGATGGTGGCTGGATTCGCAAAACATTCCCTTTGCCTGATGTCGTTTATAATCGTCTGTCCAGCCGTAAAGCAGAGAAATCCGCAGGTATTGAGGGCTTTAAGGAGCGATTTGTACGTAGAGGGGTTCCCCTCTTTAACTGGAGCTTTTTTGATAAATGGGACGTTTACAAGATGTTAGATGGCGATGATGCTTTCCGCTTCGTCCCAGAATCCCGAATCAATCCGTCTGCTGATCAAATCAAGGAAATGCTTGATAAACATAAATTCATTTACTTGAAGCCCACGGCAGGGAGCCTAGGTATCGGTATTTTCCGCGTAACGTATAATCCTAAGCGAGGTTACTTTGTTCGGTACCGCAAGGGCCGTGAAAATGTTCTCATCCGCTACGGAAAATTCGAGGGTTTAATGCAAATGCTTGGAACTGGACGTGGCCGTCTCACGAATTATGTCGCACAGCAAGGGATTCGTCTCATTGAAATTGACAGCTGCCCTATTGATTTCCGCTTCCATTTAACGAAGAACGGTAATAACAATTGGGTCGTAGCAGCGATTGGCGCGAAGAAATCTGGGAAAGGCAGCGTCACGACCCATATCCGCAATGGCGGTCAATTGATGACACCCGAACAGGTGCTTCGTCAAATTTATGGGACTCGTGCAGAACAGATACTTACGAATGCCAAGGAGACAGCCATAAAGCTTGCCGAGGGCATCGAGAAAAACTATAACCATTTGCTTGGTGAGCTTGGTTTCGATATCGGTATTGATCAGAGCGAGAAAATTTGGATGTTCGAAGCTAATGCTAAGCCGGGAAGATCCATCTTCAAACACCCCTCGTTGAAAGAAGGAGACACTGCCACCTTACAAAATATATATGAGCACTGCCTCTTTTTGAGTCGCTTCCGCTCTAGGAGGGAAAATTAATGGGCTTCTTCCTTCATGAGATACGACAAAAGCCTACTCTTGCCATTCTCACAGTAAAGGATAGTAATCGTGTCTTTCGCGGCAATCTGGACAATTTCAAGGATTTAATACAAACTGGCGAACGACTTGGTGTTGATGTATACATCGTGACTGCGAAGGATTTCAACTTATCCAGCCCCGAAATATATGGTTATCGTTTTAATGAAGAAACAAAAAAATGGAGCAGGGAACTCGTTCCCGCTCCACAAGTCGTATACAATCGTATTCCCTATCGCAAGATGGAAATGAAGCCTGAGGTCCAGCAAACCATTCAATCATGCAATCGCAGCACCAGCGTTCAGTTATTCAATCCTTCCTTCTTCAATAAATGGACCTTGTTTGGTTGGTTAAATAGTGCCAAAGAAAGCAAACCTTATATACCCGATACGTTGCAATTGAACTCAGCAAATGATCTGACTCAACTATTGCGTAAACATGCCGTTCTCTACTTAAAACCAGTAAAAGGTAAAGCTGGGAGAGGCATTATGCGCATAGATCGATTAACGACTGCAAATGGCCGCCGTAATTATAGGCTAAGCCGCCAAGAAGATAAGAAGATGACTTATAGTTACCATAATTCCACGGATGAACTGTGGAATGAATGGAATAAACACCGGGGTACTCATGACTATATCGTGCAGCAAGGTATCGCTTTAACAAGATACAAAGACCGCGCCTACGATTTACGCGCTTTAGTTCAGAAGACGTCCAAAGGTGTCTGGAGTGTATCGGGTATTGGAGCTCGTGTAGCGGGTAGAGCTAGCATCACGACACATGTGCCTCGCGGCGGATCCATCGACGAGCCACGCAAATTGCTTACGAGTGCGTTTGGCGCCACGGAAGCGACAAATATTTTGAAGCGAGTTCGTAAAGCCGCTGTTACACTCGCTGCGCAAATTGAGAAGTCATCCGGTAATCAACTTGGTGAAATGTCTATGGATATTGGTGTCGATACCGCAGGACACATCTGGTTTTTCGAAGCTAATTCTAAACCAATGAAATTCGACGAACCCAAAATTCGTCAAAAATCACTTGAACGTATTATCCGTTACAGCCTATACCTAATCAATAATGAGAGAAGAAGGTGATTATGCTTGTCTTCGAAACGACTGGGCGTACTCGCTATCTATTTAAGTAAATCTCGGCTCGAAGAGCTTTCTTACTTTCAACGCCTAAGTAGGGAAGGAAAGAAACTTGGTGTTCAAGTTGAGGTATTTACCCCGGATGACGTCGAAGGAGACAATGCCGTTCGTACGCTGACGTATGATTCGGGTCTGGGTAAATGGATTCGCAAGCGAACTTCTTTGCCCCCTGTTATTTATGATCGTTGCCGGTATAAAGCGGCGGCAAATTATCAGATACTCAAAGCATTTCGGAATCAACATGCCGAGCTTACCTTTTTAAGCAGACCTTTAGCTAATAAATGGTCGATGCATCAAACCCTTTCAGAGAATGAAAGCATTCGCCCCTATTTACCAGCTACTGTACGATTTAGCTCCGTACAGGAGCTGCTGAAGGTGCTAAAGAAGCACAAGTTAATCTACGTAAAACCGAAGAATGGCACGGGTGGAAGAGGAATATTACGAATTGAACAGCTCGGTTCAGATCTTTATTTATTGCAAGGAAGGAATCAGCAGCGAACCATCATCGCTCCATTCCGCGCTACGGAAAAACAGCTTGCGATCAAACTGCATACCCTGAAATTGAGCCCCGATTATGTGGTTCAACAAGGAATCCAATTAACTCTGAGGGATGGCCGGGTGCATGATTATCGTTTGCTAATTCAAAAAAATGGCCAAGGCGAGTGGGAAGTAACCGGTTGTGCGGGCCGTATTGGCCCTCATCACAGTATCACTTCGAATCTGCATGGGGGCGGAAGTGCGGTAACGCAGGAAAAACTGTTAGCCTATCGCTTCTCTTCTGAAGAAAAAATGGATGCAATCAAGAAAGAGATGAACAGCTTTGCCTATAAGCTCGCTAACTTTTTGGAAACTAAATTCGGCAAGTTGTGCGAGTTAGGCATGGATATTGCCGTAGATCCTAAAGGTCATGTATGGCTTCTTGAAGTCAATCCGAAGCCATCACGCGAAGTTTTTCGCAAAATTGGCCAACATTCGATTTATCAGAAGGCGGTTACAAGACCACTTGAATATGCTGTCTGGATGATGAAACAAAAGAAAATAAAAATAGAAGAACAAAAAAACGAATCATAGTGCAAGCAATCGGAAGCATCAGCTAATGACTAGCCAGCTTCCGTCCTACATATGCTGAAGATGTCCCAATGTTTGAACAAAAATTTGCTCTATATGATTATCGTCTAGCGAATAAAAGACCGTTTTACCCACTTTACGTCTTTTGACAATGTGCAAATCCCGCAAGTAGCGAAGCTGATGCGAGACAGCCGACTGCCCCATCGCAAGAAGCGTTGCAAGATCATGTACGCATAGCTCCCTTTGCTGCAGGTAATAGATCATTTTAACCCTTGTCGGGTCGCCTAAGGCTTTGAATACCTCCGCAATCCCTACCGCTTGCTCCTCGGTTATTTGAGGTTCCTGCATAAGTTCTACCGAATCAGCACCTGTACAAGCACATGTGTCCTCTCTTTCACTTGCTTCTATCCCTATTTTTCCCATGATTATCCCTCCTTAATGCTTGCTTAGCTATACTTTTAGTTCCGGGTGGGTGTTAGTCGAGTTTTCAATTTGTATAGTAGCATGCGTGATTTGAAATCGTTCCTCGATTTGATGAATAGCTTGCTGGAGAACGATCTGACTATCACGATCATCCGCAATGAGCAAATGGCAGCTCAGAGAATCAAGACCTGAAGTAATCGTCCAAATGTGTAAATCGTGAACATTGATAACACCATCAATGCTCTCGAGCACGTGTTTGACATCACTATAAGACACGGCTTCGGGAGTTCCTTCCATCAATATATGAATCGTTGATTTCAGTACACTCCAAGCCCCTTTAAGAATAAGTAGAGACACAATGATACTAATGATTGGATCAGCCACATACCAACCGAAAATCAGCATAGCCCCACCGGCTAAAATAGCTCCAACAGAGCCCAAAGCATCCCCTAGAATATGCAGATAAGCGCTGCGCAGGTTGAGATTGCCATGCACATCCCCTTTGCGCATCAGAGCCCAAGCACTAAGCAAATTGGCTATTAAACCGACGCATGCAATGAGCATCATGGAACCACTGGCAACAGTAGGAGGATTCATAAATCGCCCAACTGCTTCCCAGATAATAAGCCCTGCTATTACAAATAGTGTGACACCGTTGAACAGAGAGGCTAAGATTTCAACTCTATGAAACCCATAGGATTTATGTGCGGAAGACGGCTTAGCTGCGAACCAAAGGGCAGCGAGACTTAATAGCAGAGCGCCTGCATCACTTAACATATGACCCGAATCCGAGAGCAGCGCCAAGCTATTGGTCCATAAACCTCCTGCAAACTCTAAAATCATGATGCCCGCTGTTATACAAAATGCAATCAGAAGTCCCTGTTTATTTCCGCTGTGGCCATGGTGGTGATGTCCATGATGATGTCCATGGTGTGCATGATCGTGTCCTTGGTGACCCTTGTGACCGCTGCAATTAGAATAATCTTTGTGTTGATGTGACTGCACTTCAGACTCATGATGATGCATAGAATTCCCTCCCTGTGTCTCAACCATTTAGAATGGTGTACCGCTATTTGATTTATAAGTGATCTTATATATGAGCATTTACTCATATATTCATAATAGTTACTTAAACAGGCTGATGTCAATACGGCTTCTGCAAAAAAAAAAGATCGATTCATCTGCTCACATCACATGAGCCTGAATCGATCTAACGAATGATTGTCTAACTGCCAGCTATGTCGCTGTTGCGACTTTGTTCGCACCAGCCTCTATCCCATCCGGGTCAAACGTAATCGTTGCGCTAAACAGCGTATTGGATACCGCGAAATCTCCCGTTATTCCACCGCCGCCGCCGGAATATGACTTGGATGCACTTGTTGGAGCAATTACGAAAGTATCACCGTTTACCAGACTTCCTTCATTTCTATTAATGTTGAATATTCCTACAAAAGAAGGCATTTCTGATCAGCACCCTTTATCTATCAAAGTTCTACAGTGTATGCCCACCTAGCCAAATTTGCGACAGCTTACCCTCAATTACAAATATTCAAGCAGTTCAGCGAAGCTGCGGATTCGTATATGTGCCCCCTCCAGCTCACCCGACTCTCGAAAACCTGCATAATCGCAAGCGGCTACGGTTAGGTTATTTCGTAGTCCCGCCTCTACGTCGGAAGAGCGATCGCCTACCATCCAGGCTGATTGTATATGATGTGTTTCCAACAGTATTTGGACTAAATCCACCTTGGATCTCGTTTGATATTGCCCTGCGCTGTACAATCCTTCGAAAAACTGCCCCACACCTTTAGCTTCAATGACATGCTTCACATAATCTTCGAGTCCATTGCTCGCTACAAATAAACGAATTCCTTTGCTATGTAAAACTTGTAAGGTTTCAGCGACACCTTCATACAGCACCCCTTGCCCTTGCTGCAGCCCTTCCATTTGATACTTGATCAGCAGCTTATCTGCTTCCTGTCGAGTCGCAATCTGCTCATCCGGCATTACCCGTTCCCAGATGTGCTCAAGCAACATGCCTAACGCCCCTAGAATTCGTTCTTCCGGTGGAGTCTCCC
It contains:
- a CDS encoding YheC/YheD family endospore coat-associated protein yields the protein MTRTKVGISIQGTSIYLDDRTVVLSEAIAKKWKVPSNQTITMRFGSAKQDVKIVTASTSNSLRVNPALASKIGLLHGAQLNLHYRQNTSTLSIGPLIGVMISRVYAGSTDRPFGAITAFCKEMTDACNLFGAIVCFFPPDEMHANAQTLSAYSYSNGSWSKKTFPIPNVIYNRLTSRKFENKTNVQQFMNDVKTRFATDIFNEKYLDKTEVFEALRKNNSLHGYLPESYLFKNYQMLKTMAARHTVLFLKPITGSLGKGIIRIRKESGEGYTCHYTNLAGVRKQSFPSLTAVFQSLSGKLKTQRYQLQQGLDLITADGNPVDFRALVQRGAQGEWAITSIVARIAGTQHFVSNLARGGSLTTVAEALAKTPFSSAFRVSVIGRLRKASLEIAKGIEANIPNHFGELGIDLAVDKIGKVWLLEVNSKPSKDDNTPLNNERKIRPSVKQIVQYARYLAKF
- a CDS encoding YheC/YheD family endospore coat-associated protein gives rise to the protein MQQRSHRPLLGIMVTELNRELPFGSSDFYEHLTYHGATKGLDVFVFSPNRIDWKQELVRGYTYVSERQEWVKKLFPLPSIIYDRCFFNNKESYQQYRYHVSKLRETPHIRFLGYGLSGKWEVDQILQKDNTLHLYLPETCLLTNGTELRKWFRTRSDVFLKPQGGSQGRGALHIHKIRSAGGISSYHIKGRDAHNQPIERDFINFDSCWFWLRSLIGMRPYLIQEFLTLHSTEGTAYDVRSLVQKNGRGLWESTGMAVRIGKPGSITSNLHGGGTAEDVSSFLTKEFGDSKANELIATLAMLSSRIPPFLEAHHGRLAELGIDLGIDTYGRVWILEVNSKPGRSIFARTHNEKARTRSIANPIHYAEFLLHKKLS
- a CDS encoding YheC/YheD family endospore coat-associated protein; the protein is MSLTTCMLHAVQRTDKSVYLTSELVKALRLTGNKSITVKVGSKSSTLPIRLIKKSGQHMYIPLSLMASLRIPRTGSVLVANNNNKELRIGPVIGILTNVVSGTSPFGTKTGFIRQIMNTGSNKSFIFAFSPSSVNWIQETVTGIIPKEDGGWIRKTFPLPDVVYNRLSSRKAEKSAGIEGFKERFVRRGVPLFNWSFFDKWDVYKMLDGDDAFRFVPESRINPSADQIKEMLDKHKFIYLKPTAGSLGIGIFRVTYNPKRGYFVRYRKGRENVLIRYGKFEGLMQMLGTGRGRLTNYVAQQGIRLIEIDSCPIDFRFHLTKNGNNNWVVAAIGAKKSGKGSVTTHIRNGGQLMTPEQVLRQIYGTRAEQILTNAKETAIKLAEGIEKNYNHLLGELGFDIGIDQSEKIWMFEANAKPGRSIFKHPSLKEGDTATLQNIYEHCLFLSRFRSRREN
- a CDS encoding YheC/YheD family endospore coat-associated protein → MGFFLHEIRQKPTLAILTVKDSNRVFRGNLDNFKDLIQTGERLGVDVYIVTAKDFNLSSPEIYGYRFNEETKKWSRELVPAPQVVYNRIPYRKMEMKPEVQQTIQSCNRSTSVQLFNPSFFNKWTLFGWLNSAKESKPYIPDTLQLNSANDLTQLLRKHAVLYLKPVKGKAGRGIMRIDRLTTANGRRNYRLSRQEDKKMTYSYHNSTDELWNEWNKHRGTHDYIVQQGIALTRYKDRAYDLRALVQKTSKGVWSVSGIGARVAGRASITTHVPRGGSIDEPRKLLTSAFGATEATNILKRVRKAAVTLAAQIEKSSGNQLGEMSMDIGVDTAGHIWFFEANSKPMKFDEPKIRQKSLERIIRYSLYLINNERRR
- a CDS encoding YheC/YheD family endospore coat-associated protein gives rise to the protein MSSKRLGVLAIYLSKSRLEELSYFQRLSREGKKLGVQVEVFTPDDVEGDNAVRTLTYDSGLGKWIRKRTSLPPVIYDRCRYKAAANYQILKAFRNQHAELTFLSRPLANKWSMHQTLSENESIRPYLPATVRFSSVQELLKVLKKHKLIYVKPKNGTGGRGILRIEQLGSDLYLLQGRNQQRTIIAPFRATEKQLAIKLHTLKLSPDYVVQQGIQLTLRDGRVHDYRLLIQKNGQGEWEVTGCAGRIGPHHSITSNLHGGGSAVTQEKLLAYRFSSEEKMDAIKKEMNSFAYKLANFLETKFGKLCELGMDIAVDPKGHVWLLEVNPKPSREVFRKIGQHSIYQKAVTRPLEYAVWMMKQKKIKIEEQKNES
- a CDS encoding ArsR/SmtB family transcription factor encodes the protein MGKIGIEASEREDTCACTGADSVELMQEPQITEEQAVGIAEVFKALGDPTRVKMIYYLQQRELCVHDLATLLAMGQSAVSHQLRYLRDLHIVKRRKVGKTVFYSLDDNHIEQIFVQTLGHLQHM
- a CDS encoding cation diffusion facilitator family transporter; its protein translation is MHHHESEVQSHQHKDYSNCSGHKGHQGHDHAHHGHHHGHHHHGHSGNKQGLLIAFCITAGIMILEFAGGLWTNSLALLSDSGHMLSDAGALLLSLAALWFAAKPSSAHKSYGFHRVEILASLFNGVTLFVIAGLIIWEAVGRFMNPPTVASGSMMLIACVGLIANLLSAWALMRKGDVHGNLNLRSAYLHILGDALGSVGAILAGGAMLIFGWYVADPIISIIVSLLILKGAWSVLKSTIHILMEGTPEAVSYSDVKHVLESIDGVINVHDLHIWTITSGLDSLSCHLLIADDRDSQIVLQQAIHQIEERFQITHATIQIENSTNTHPELKV
- a CDS encoding spore germination protein, which produces MPSFVGIFNINRNEGSLVNGDTFVIAPTSASKSYSGGGGGITGDFAVSNTLFSATITFDPDGIEAGANKVATAT
- a CDS encoding HAD family hydrolase translates to MSNQRKQPEAMLFDLDGTLFQTETLLLPAYHKTFDELRAKGLFTGETPPEERILGALGMLLEHIWERVMPDEQIATRQEADKLLIKYQMEGLQQGQGVLYEGVAETLQVLHSKGIRLFVASNGLEDYVKHVIEAKGVGQFFEGLYSAGQYQTRSKVDLVQILLETHHIQSAWMVGDRSSDVEAGLRNNLTVAACDYAGFRESGELEGAHIRIRSFAELLEYL